The genomic DNA CAAGAAGCAACTTTATTGCACTGTTATAATCGTGGTTGTGGAAAAAAGTTTGATCCGAATGACAATAAAGAAGGTGcgttaaatatttagagaataaattatattagaaaagttaaaaatctgataatttgaaaaattatttatttattttttcaatttataattaaaaattatgtaaaaagattttaataataacaattattgttattatttctccAGGAGACTGTATTTATCATCCTGGACATCCAGTATTTCATGATGCTTATAAAGGCTGGTCTTGTTGTAATAAGAAATGTACAGATTTCAcagagtttttaaatattaaaggcTGTGCAAAATCATgtcattcaaatattaaaccaATAGAGCCAGAAAAGCCTATTATTGATAAGtcaaaatcaaatgaaataattgaagtaaTCGCTCAACCTCTTATCAATGAACCTATTTTAGAAAGGCCTCCTTTTGATACTCCACAAATGACATTAACTCCCAATGTATCACCTAATTTATTAGAACAAATTAAAGGATTAATTTCTAATGTATCAAAAAGTACATTTGAtactaaaattcaaattggacaaagttgtaaaaataattcatgtaAAGCTACATATAATGGTCCTGCatctgaaaatgaaatatgtaatCATCATCCTGGAACTCCTATTTTTCATGAAGGA from Apis mellifera strain DH4 linkage group LG4, Amel_HAv3.1, whole genome shotgun sequence includes the following:
- the LOC412067 gene encoding cysteine and histidine-rich domain-containing protein, whose translation is MSQEATLLHCYNRGCGKKFDPNDNKEGDCIYHPGHPVFHDAYKGWSCCNKKCTDFTEFLNIKGCAKSCHSNIKPIEPEKPIIDKSKSNEIIEVIAQPLINEPILERPPFDTPQMTLTPNVSPNLLEQIKGLISNVSKSTFDTKIQIGQSCKNNSCKATYNGPASENEICNHHPGTPIFHEGMKYWSCCQKKTTDFSTFLEQPGCTQGKHIWISKNTDKKVKCRMDWHQTGSFVVVSIYAKKYQPDQSFIKLNPIRLSVDLFFIEENSRYNLDIELRGIVDVTQSSVNMLPTKVEIKLKKAESGSWAKLDFPRKNEEETEENNQNNENISNIEIDAVDLSDL